In Patescibacteria group bacterium, one DNA window encodes the following:
- a CDS encoding ribonuclease H-like YkuK family protein: MSKETLSNNTKQLFRSEAGEPLSLREVVMRIRDKIALNPDATYEVVVGSDSEAAESGSAAFVTAIVVRKVGNGAIYFWTRNNQEFHGMRDRIWKEAFLSITLAQEIRSTVREVIGDEVFWEERLEVRCIHLDMGMGGPTKSFIDGIAGMVRGFGFVPVIKPYSYGASVVADRHT; encoded by the coding sequence ATGTCCAAGGAAACCTTATCTAACAATACAAAGCAACTATTTCGTTCGGAGGCGGGAGAGCCACTTTCTCTTCGTGAGGTTGTAATGCGCATTCGTGATAAAATCGCACTCAACCCCGATGCGACCTACGAGGTTGTCGTGGGGAGCGATTCGGAGGCGGCAGAGAGTGGGAGTGCCGCGTTTGTCACGGCGATCGTAGTACGCAAGGTGGGCAACGGCGCCATTTACTTTTGGACGCGTAACAATCAAGAGTTTCATGGGATGCGCGATCGCATCTGGAAGGAAGCATTTCTTTCAATCACGCTTGCGCAGGAGATTCGTAGTACCGTGCGCGAAGTGATTGGCGACGAAGTTTTTTGGGAAGAGCGGCTCGAGGTTCGCTGTATCCACCTCGACATGGGGATGGGCGGTCCCACTAAGTCATTTATCGATGGTATCGCCGGCATGGTGCGTGGGTTTGGGTTTGTGCCCGTTATCAAGCCCTATTCGTACGGCGCCTCGGTGGTCGCTGATCGTCACACATAA
- a CDS encoding ribonuclease H-like domain-containing protein: protein METIVLDIETEKEFKEVGGKQNMQMLGVTVVGTYAYNTKRAYAYEKHEFGELEPLLRDSGLLIGFNINHFDLPVLQPHVGIDLQKLHVLDLMEDIEKSAGFRLSLDNLSRATLGAGKIGYGLDAIWWWRDGLKDKVKEYCLKDVTLTRDLYEFGRERGFVLGDTRDRGRIRIPVRWSDIKPREREAYVQGNLI from the coding sequence ATGGAAACGATAGTTCTTGATATAGAGACAGAGAAGGAATTCAAAGAGGTTGGCGGAAAGCAGAATATGCAAATGCTCGGCGTGACGGTGGTGGGTACCTATGCGTACAACACCAAGCGCGCGTATGCCTATGAGAAGCACGAGTTTGGCGAGCTCGAACCACTACTGCGAGACTCGGGGCTTCTTATCGGATTTAATATCAATCACTTTGACTTGCCGGTATTACAGCCACATGTCGGTATTGATTTGCAAAAGCTCCATGTACTCGATCTTATGGAGGATATTGAGAAGTCAGCTGGCTTCCGACTTTCTTTGGATAACCTCTCGCGAGCAACACTCGGCGCGGGAAAAATCGGCTACGGGCTCGATGCGATTTGGTGGTGGCGCGACGGTTTAAAAGACAAGGTAAAGGAATATTGTCTAAAAGATGTTACGCTTACCCGTGACCTCTACGAGTTTGGGCGCGAGCGCGGATTTGTACTCGGCGATACGCGTGATCGGGGGCGTATACGCATACCGGTCAGATGGTCTGATATTAAACCACGAGAGAGAGAAGCATATGTCCAAGGAAACCTTATCTAA
- a CDS encoding TrmH family RNA methyltransferase, with amino-acid sequence MTQEIVVVLHNVRSLHNVGSVLRTADGAGISKVYMTGYTPSPVDEMGRVRKEITKTALGAENSVAWEHRVDISRLIAELKKEDFYIVALEQHEGAIDYRKFRPRFPLALVAGNEVRGLSGLLLEKTDASIVIPMRGAKESLNVSVAVGIAVYGLTDTR; translated from the coding sequence TTGACTCAAGAGATTGTCGTAGTACTGCACAATGTACGGAGCCTACACAATGTAGGCTCCGTATTGCGTACCGCTGACGGCGCAGGTATCAGCAAGGTTTACATGACCGGCTATACGCCAAGCCCGGTCGATGAAATGGGGAGAGTGCGTAAAGAAATCACAAAGACGGCGCTTGGTGCAGAAAACTCGGTTGCATGGGAACATAGAGTAGATATCTCGCGTCTCATCGCTGAACTCAAGAAAGAAGATTTTTATATCGTAGCACTCGAACAACATGAAGGCGCGATTGATTATCGTAAGTTTCGCCCGCGGTTTCCGCTAGCACTTGTCGCTGGCAATGAGGTAAGAGGGTTGTCAGGCCTATTACTAGAAAAAACCGATGCAAGTATTGTCATTCCTATGCGTGGCGCAAAAGAATCACTCAATGTGAGTGTTGCGGTTGGGATTGCAGTTTACGGTCTTACTGATACGAGATAG
- a CDS encoding SIMPL domain-containing protein (The SIMPL domain is named for its presence in mouse protein SIMPL (signalling molecule that associates with mouse pelle-like kinase). Bacterial member BP26, from Brucella, was shown to assemble into a channel-like structure, while YggE from E. coli has been associated with resistance to oxidative stress.) has product MEQEKEGFKVSISSSSGGLMRWLIIVVLATLAIFLLVAAKGTYHQTDYPSRTISVSAEEKRVVRPGIGLISFTIHEENASLEVARNAEAKKSEALIAFLKKSGIEDRDIKTTSYTIYPSEEYDYRPCVSTDGASVICPPRKGTKKFVIEETVAVKVRKLDDIGKITTGATQAGVNQIGQLQFTVDDEVVERLKAEAREAAITKARAEAKTLAGNLGVRLGKLTGFSENGGMPVYYGRAMGMGGDMMEKSMAVPAPSIQPGENEIIASVNLTYEIK; this is encoded by the coding sequence ATGGAACAAGAAAAAGAAGGGTTTAAGGTATCCATCAGTTCGTCTTCTGGCGGGCTCATGCGATGGCTTATTATCGTAGTACTCGCCACGCTCGCGATTTTTTTGTTGGTTGCGGCTAAGGGTACCTACCATCAGACTGATTATCCATCACGCACCATCTCAGTATCTGCTGAGGAAAAGCGGGTAGTAAGACCTGGTATCGGTCTTATCTCTTTTACGATTCATGAAGAGAACGCTTCACTCGAGGTGGCGCGTAACGCTGAGGCAAAAAAATCAGAGGCACTCATCGCGTTTCTCAAGAAGAGTGGTATCGAAGATCGTGACATTAAGACGACCTCATATACTATTTATCCCTCCGAAGAGTATGATTATCGTCCATGCGTAAGCACTGATGGAGCAAGTGTTATTTGTCCTCCGCGCAAAGGTACCAAAAAGTTTGTGATTGAGGAGACGGTTGCCGTCAAAGTGCGTAAGCTCGATGATATCGGCAAGATCACCACGGGTGCCACCCAGGCAGGTGTAAACCAGATTGGTCAGTTGCAATTTACGGTTGACGATGAGGTGGTAGAAAGATTGAAGGCAGAGGCACGCGAAGCTGCTATTACGAAAGCGCGCGCGGAGGCAAAGACACTTGCCGGCAATCTCGGTGTGCGTCTTGGTAAACTCACCGGTTTTTCTGAGAATGGTGGTATGCCCGTCTATTATGGTCGCGCCATGGGTATGGGTGGCGATATGATGGAGAAGAGTATGGCGGTGCCTGCACCAAGTATCCAGCCAGGCGAAAATGAAATCATAGCGTCAGTTAATCTTACCTACGAGATCAAATAA